A region of the Candidatus Binataceae bacterium genome:
GCCTTGCATGCCCCAGATAGGTGCTGAGCTTGAGCATCTCGCGATCGGGATCGAGACCACAACGATACCAGTCCATCATCGTGCGCACCGCGAACGTATGGCGGAGATCATGGATGCGCGGACCGCGGCCATGTTTATTGAACGACTGCGGCTCGCGAAGGCCGTTTCGCTGGCAGACCAGCGCGAAGTTGTAGCGGGCGCAGCAGTCGGTCGGGCGCTCGCCATTCTCGAGCAGGAAGAATGCGGCTCGGCCTGCTCCCAGGATACGATTGCGTTCTGATCGATAGGCCTTGAGTCGTTCAGTTGCACAAGGCGAGATCGGAACGAAACGGCTCTTGCGGTTCTTCGCGCGGCGGATCGTCAGAACGCCTTGCTTGAGATTCGACATCCTCTTCGTCGAGAGCGAGGGCTTCGTTCACGCGGAGCCCGGTCACAGCGATCAGTCCGAACAGAGTCGAACAGGTCCAGCCGCGCAGCCCGTACGATGATGGAAGCCGCGCCGCCTCAGCCACGATCTCGGCGATCCGATCGTCCTTATAGATGTAGGGGCGAGTCCGGCGCGGTCTGCTGGTTATCAGCGCCCGTGGCGGAACTTCGGTTCAGGCATCGAAGCCCTGAAGCCAGCCGGCAAAGACTCGCACCGTACTGAGCCGGGCCAGCCACGTCAGGTTGTTGGCCGAGCCATAGTGCTCCTTCCAGCGCAGGAACAGATCGATCGTTATGTGGTCAGCCCGTTCGCGGTCGGCGAACTCCGCGAACTTGCGCAGCACCCGTTCCGCGAAGAAGAGATCGAAGCCGAGGCTGCGGCGCATGGCGATGTACTGTTTTAGGTGGACGGCGAGAGTGATCATCGGGTGCCTCCTCCAACCGGCCATGGGAGTGCGATCAAGCGCAGCGCTTCGATGTCGTACTTCGCATAGATCGTGGTGGTCATGCGCGAGCGATGGCGCAGCACGTCCCCGATCTCGTCGAGCGACGCACCCTTGCGGAGCATCTCAGTCGCTAGACTGTGGGCAGCAGGTGCGAGCCGACCCACTCTGCGGAGGCTTCATGCCAGTCTTAGCGAACGCCTCCCGCAGGACGCTGTTTAGGATCTGTCCATCCTTGAAGGGCACGTGCGGTCCTTGCTCCGAGACGAACAGTACACGAGAGACGCCAGCACGCCCGTTTCTGAGGTAATCCACGATCGCTTCGCCCACGTGAAGGCGTTCGGCGGCTCATCGTTTTCCTATGACGCGTTTGGCCGGCGGTACTCCGCCAGTCTTTCGGGAAACGGGACTTCAAATTATCTCAGCGATGGAGTCTGGGAAATTCAGAACAGCAATTCGAGCCGGCTGGATCAGTTCTTTCGGATGCCTGGCACCGGAGAGGTATTGAACTACTCAAGCAAGACGGGATCAACAACTACGAATCTCATTCCCATTCACGATTCGCAAGGGCAGTACGATTGCTCTGATAAATC
Encoded here:
- a CDS encoding tyrosine-type recombinase/integrase, which produces MSNLKQGVLTIRRAKNRKSRFVPISPCATERLKAYRSERNRILGAGRAAFFLLENGERPTDCCARYNFALVCQRNGLREPQSFNKHGRGPRIHDLRHTFAVRTMMDWYRCGLDPDREMLKLSTYLGHARPDLTYWYIEAIPELLRLACERAERNLAGRESR